In Pseudomonas sp. FP1742, the DNA window GGCCGAACTCGCCAGCCTGGTGATCGAAACCGAACGGGCCTGGCAGGCCATGGGCCAGGTGCATTACGGCGTGACTGAAGCCGAGCGCAAATCCTTGGTGTACCGCCGGTCGTTGTATATCACCCAGGATATGGTCGCCGGAGAGCCTTTTACCGCCGCCAATCTGCGGGCCATCCGTCCAGGCCTGGGGCTGGCCCCGAAACACGCTGAAACCCTTCTGGGCCGCCGCGCCCGCCAGGCGATCAAGCGTGGAACGCCGCTGGACTGGTCGTTGGTCGAATAACCGCTTGTGGGGCTGATTCGGCAAAATAGCGTGACCTGCGAGTCATAACGCGCATCTTCACTGTATTGTATAAATAGGGAAGAGGGCGCCTGGCCTGTTTTTGGCTCAGTGATGGCCTTTTACTCTTCCCGCTGTCACCTCCTTGAGGGCGACGTTTTTTCGGTGTTTGTCGGCGCCCCTCGATTCCTTGCGAGCGGTGGTATTGGGCTGTTTATTATTGGGAAGCCGTAATGATTGGCATAAAGAGCATTGCGAGCTACGTTCCTGTAGCCGGCGTGGACAATTACGCACAAGGTGCAAAATTCGAAAAGGATGAAGAATTCATCCTGGGCAAGATCGGTTCGGCCTTCCTGCCGCGCAAAGACGCCGGGCAAGAAACCTCGGACCTGTGTGTCGAAGCAGTCAATGCGCTGTTCGCCAACAACCCTGAATTGAAGCGCGAAGCGATCGACGTGCTGATCGTCGTGACCCAGAACGGCGACGAAGAAGGTCTGCCGCACACCGCCGCCATCGTTCAGGACAAGCTGGGCCTGCCAACGACCGTGGCGGCGTTCGATATTTCCCTGGGCTGCTCCGGTTATGTCTACGGCATCTACGCTATCAAGGGTTTCATGGAAGCCGCCGGCCTGAAAAATGGCTTGCTGGTGACCGCCGATCCGTATTCGAAGATCGTCGACCCGGAAGATCGCAATACCACTATGTTGTTCGGCGATGCCGCCACTGCCACCTGGATGGGCGAAGACGCGCCATGGCAGTTGGGCAAGGCCAAGTTCGGCACCGACGGTTCCGGCGCGCCGCACCTGAAGGTCACCGATGGCGTGTTCTTCATGAATGGCCGTCAGGTCTTCAACTTTGCGCTGCTCAAAGTGCCGGCGCATTTGCATGAGCTCCTTGCTGACTCGGGCCTGACGGCCGACGATATCGATGCTTTCTGCATTCACCAGGGCAGTGCGGCGATTGTCGACGCCGTGGCACGACGCTTCGAGGGCGAGCCCGAGAAGTTCCTCAAGGACATGGTCGAGACCGGTAACACCGTGTCGTCGAGCATTCCATTGCTGCTGGAAAAACACGTGCTCGATTCCAAGTGGAAACGTGTGGCACTCAGCGGTTTCGGTGTTGGTTTGTCTTGGGGGTCGGCGATCATCTATCGTCCTTGAACCTCGGTTCTTTAGTCAAAGAAAGCCAGACACAAAAATAGCGTTCAAGGTGTAACCTTGAGCGCTATTTTTTTTGCCCGAATTACAGCGAGGCGCCATGAGCGAGTTTTTTCAACCCAACGCCGACCTCATCCAGCGTCGCTGGCCGGCCGTGGCTGAGCGTCTGTTGACTGAAGATCCGGGGCCGCTGCAGGCCGATCTGGTGGAAGGGCTCGGCTCGACCCTGAGCATCAACGGCATTCAGTTGACCAGTCGCCATGACCGTACCCGCGAGGCCAGGCTTCAGGCCGACAGCCTGCCCATCGACAGTCCGGTGCTGCATGTCTACGGCACCGGTCTAGGCGATTTGCAGATGGAGATACTGCAGCGCGACGGGCTTGAGCGTTTGCATGTGCACATCCTCAACGGCGCGGTGTTTGCGCTAGTGCTGCAACTGCTCGATCAGCAGCAGTGGCTCAGCGATCCGCGAGTCGAGTTGCTGTATGCCGGTGATCTGAAAGAAATCCAGCTGCCGTTCTTTGCCTTGCCGTCCGAGCTGGTATTGGCCGATGACTTCAATGCCAGGATCCGTGACCGTTTGATTAGCGAAACTCACCTGGCCTTCAATAATCGCGAGTTCGACCCTCAGGCCCCGGACATCGTCGAGCGCTTGCAGGCGAGTCTGGAGTTGGTGCAGGGCGATCGAGATGTGGCCGAGTTATTCGGCTCGCGCAAAGGGCAAGAGGTCTTCGTCATTGCCACGGGGCCTAGCCTCGAGCAGCATTTCGAGACCTTGCACGCGATTCGCAATCAGGCCGATCGGCCATTGTTCATCTGCGTCGACACTGCTTACCGACCGCTGCTCAATCACGGGATCCGACCCGATGTGGTGGTCAGCATCGACCAACGCATCTCGGCCCGGCATCTACCGCCCGAAGATACGGTCGACATTACCCTGGCCTATATGCCCATGGTCGACCCTCAGGTTCTGGCTGCCTGGCAAGGGCCGCGATACGCCGGTTATTCCGCTAGCCCGATCTACCAGCAACTACGTCGTCAATTACCCAAGGGCGAGCTATATGTCGGCGGCAGCGTGATTCATCCCGCGGTGGACTTGGCGGTGAAGATGGGCGCGGCGCAGATCACCCTGTTCGGAGCTGACTTTGCCTTCCCCAACGATAAGACCCACGCGGGCTGGAACGATGGTGACCTGGGGCCACAACTGAAAGCGGCCAAGCACTGGGTGCTCGATGGTCATGGTCAACGTATCAAGACCCAGCTCAATTTCCGTAGCTATCTGTGTGAACTGGAGCGATTTATCGCCGGCCATCCGCAAGTGCGCTTCTATAACAGCAGTCGGGCAGGGGCAATGATCGCCGGAACGGCTTTTCATCCGGAGTTGGCGTCATGAGCGGGCTTCAATCCTTTGTCGTCGACTCAGAGCACTGTGCTGCATTGTTCCGTTTGGGACGTGATGTAGAAGCAGGGCTGGCGATGATCGAATTGATCGAAGCGCTGCAGTCGTCCTTCGATCTGATGCCGCAGCTTACTCAGCAGCAGTGGGTGCTGTTGCTCAGCCAGATGTTCGAGTGTCAGGAGGCGCAGAACTGGCTGGCGCTGGCCGACTACCTGGAATACGAGCTGGTCAGGTTGCTGCGCGACAGTCTGTCCATTTAAACAATTTCTCTTCTGCCGGTGCAGGCGAGTTCTCGCCAGTTCGTCACCGGCATTATCCTGACGTCATTTTTTTCGCTGTCCGAACACTGTCAGCCCCTTGATTTACGAGGGGTGGCAACGTGATGGCAAATATTTTTCAAAATCCCCTAAAGCAAGTTGCAATCCCGACGATAACTATTACGAAGGTTCTCTAGGCCATACCCGGCGGTTGCCAGGGCCGGAAGCCGCAGTACCCAACCAACGAGGAATTCGTCATGGCTTTAACAGTAAACACCAACGTCACATCGTTGAACGTTCAGAAAAACCTGAACCGCGCTTCCGACGCTCTGTCGACGTCGATGACTCGCCTGTCTTCCGGCCTGAAAATCAACAGCGCCAAAGACGACGCCGCCGGCCTGCAAATCGCTACCCGTATGACTTCGCAGATCCGCGGTCAGACCATGGCTATCAAAAACGCCAACGACGGTATCTCGATCGCTCAGACCGCTGAAGGCGCGATGCAAGAATCGACCAACATTCTGCAGCGTATGCGTGAACTGGCTGTTCAATCGCGAAACGACTCGAACGGCACTGCTGACCGTGCGGCTCTGAACAAAGAATTCGCTTCGATGTCGGACGAGCTGACTCGTATCGCCAAGTCGACCAACCTGAACGGCAAGAACCTGATCGACGGCACTGCTGGCACCATGACCTTCCAGGTTGGTTCCAACACTGGCGCTACCAACCAGATCACCCTGACCCTGGACAGCGGCTTCGACGCAGCTACCCTGTCGGTTGACTCGGCTACCGTACAGATCACTGGTAACAACTCGGCTACCGCCGAAGCTTCGATGAACAACGCGCTGACCAAAATCGACGCCGCTCTGGCCAAGATCAACTCCAGCCGTGCTGACCTCGGTGCTGCACAAAACCGTCTGTCGAGCACCATCTCCAACCTGCAGAACATCAACGAAAACGCCAGTGCTGCACTGGGTCGCGTACAAGATACCGACTTCGCTGCCGAAACTGCTCAGCTGACCAAGCAACAAACTCTGCAACAAGCTTCCACCGCAGTTCTGGCCCAGGCCAACCAACTGCCATCCGCTGTACTGAAACTGCTTCAGTAATAGTCGGGTGAGTTTTAGCGGGGGAGTGCGCATGTCGCGCTCTCTCGCTTTTTACTTTAAGAGGTGATGGACATGGATATGAGCGTCAAGCTGAACTTGTCTTATCCTGCGGCCCAGCAGGCGACGACTGTTGCCGATAAGCCTGCGGAGAAACCTCGAGCGGAAATTGCGCCATTGGTTGCCGTCAAGGAAGAAGGTAAAAACGACCAG includes these proteins:
- a CDS encoding ketoacyl-ACP synthase III, whose protein sequence is MIGIKSIASYVPVAGVDNYAQGAKFEKDEEFILGKIGSAFLPRKDAGQETSDLCVEAVNALFANNPELKREAIDVLIVVTQNGDEEGLPHTAAIVQDKLGLPTTVAAFDISLGCSGYVYGIYAIKGFMEAAGLKNGLLVTADPYSKIVDPEDRNTTMLFGDAATATWMGEDAPWQLGKAKFGTDGSGAPHLKVTDGVFFMNGRQVFNFALLKVPAHLHELLADSGLTADDIDAFCIHQGSAAIVDAVARRFEGEPEKFLKDMVETGNTVSSSIPLLLEKHVLDSKWKRVALSGFGVGLSWGSAIIYRP
- a CDS encoding motility associated factor glycosyltransferase family protein; translation: MSEFFQPNADLIQRRWPAVAERLLTEDPGPLQADLVEGLGSTLSINGIQLTSRHDRTREARLQADSLPIDSPVLHVYGTGLGDLQMEILQRDGLERLHVHILNGAVFALVLQLLDQQQWLSDPRVELLYAGDLKEIQLPFFALPSELVLADDFNARIRDRLISETHLAFNNREFDPQAPDIVERLQASLELVQGDRDVAELFGSRKGQEVFVIATGPSLEQHFETLHAIRNQADRPLFICVDTAYRPLLNHGIRPDVVVSIDQRISARHLPPEDTVDITLAYMPMVDPQVLAAWQGPRYAGYSASPIYQQLRRQLPKGELYVGGSVIHPAVDLAVKMGAAQITLFGADFAFPNDKTHAGWNDGDLGPQLKAAKHWVLDGHGQRIKTQLNFRSYLCELERFIAGHPQVRFYNSSRAGAMIAGTAFHPELAS
- a CDS encoding flagellin domain-containing protein, with translation MALTVNTNVTSLNVQKNLNRASDALSTSMTRLSSGLKINSAKDDAAGLQIATRMTSQIRGQTMAIKNANDGISIAQTAEGAMQESTNILQRMRELAVQSRNDSNGTADRAALNKEFASMSDELTRIAKSTNLNGKNLIDGTAGTMTFQVGSNTGATNQITLTLDSGFDAATLSVDSATVQITGNNSATAEASMNNALTKIDAALAKINSSRADLGAAQNRLSSTISNLQNINENASAALGRVQDTDFAAETAQLTKQQTLQQASTAVLAQANQLPSAVLKLLQ